A window of the Lactobacillus amylovorus DSM 20531 genome harbors these coding sequences:
- a CDS encoding linear amide C-N hydrolase, translating into MYSRGLGTRHLLGGMDSSLRFVKVAFTLAHAPKSDDETESVTNFFNILHSVEQAKRLDEIEPGKFEYTMYSDCMNLDKGILYFTTYDNNQIDAVDMNS; encoded by the coding sequence ATGTATAGTAGAGGTCTAGGGACACGTCATTTACTTGGCGGAATGGATTCTAGCTTACGCTTTGTTAAGGTAGCGTTTACTTTGGCACATGCACCTAAGAGTGATGACGAAACTGAAAGTGTAACGAATTTCTTCAATATCTTGCATTCAGTCGAACAAGCAAAGAGATTGGACGAAATTGAACCTGGTAAATTTGAATATACAATGTATTCAGACTGTATGAATTTAGATAAAGGAATTCTGTACTTTACTACTTATGATAACAATCAAATTGACGCGGTTGACATGAATAGCTAA
- a CDS encoding ATP-binding protein, translated as MNEFIGREIELKNLNNMYNSDKFEMAVIYGRRRVGKTSLIKQFISNKPAIYVQGVEATAETNLRFLSNAILDFEEPGRVNKHKTFYDFAEAFEEVQDIANNQNEKMIFVMDEYPYFAEASAEISSILQYTIDHIYKEKNNIMLILCGSSMSFMEHQVLGYKSPLYGRKTGQFKIRPFDIFNTKKMLPQVNNEDLLAYYGITDGIPQYLSFIDQTKSVEENIQEMFLNQNAPLQNEPNVLLQEELRKPATYFSILNALAHGKSKSTQISQAIGMSNGSSISAYLNNLIDLEIIERKQPIFENSPRKAIYAFKDNMFKFWFKFIAEAQDQIALERTKGILIGIMDELPRFLGPVFEQASRDWLWQQDDLLFYPKKISSWWGNNPIKHRQEEIDVVASNHDDSEAIIGECKWRNADKLNHEMIDTLITRAALLPKVRKTYLYFFVKESTDNFEKYAREHNVRVVKYEEFFK; from the coding sequence ATGAATGAATTTATCGGACGTGAAATTGAATTAAAAAATTTAAACAACATGTATAACAGCGACAAATTTGAAATGGCTGTTATTTATGGACGAAGACGTGTAGGAAAAACCTCGCTGATTAAACAATTCATATCAAATAAACCTGCAATTTACGTTCAGGGGGTAGAGGCTACAGCTGAAACTAATTTGCGTTTCTTGTCTAATGCAATTTTAGATTTTGAAGAACCGGGACGAGTTAATAAACATAAAACCTTTTATGATTTTGCGGAAGCATTTGAAGAAGTTCAAGATATTGCCAATAATCAAAACGAAAAAATGATTTTTGTAATGGATGAATATCCATACTTTGCAGAAGCATCAGCCGAAATTAGTTCAATCTTACAGTACACAATTGATCATATTTACAAAGAAAAAAATAATATTATGTTAATCTTGTGTGGATCATCAATGTCCTTTATGGAGCATCAGGTTCTTGGTTATAAGAGTCCTTTATATGGTAGAAAAACTGGCCAATTTAAGATTAGACCTTTTGATATCTTTAATACTAAGAAGATGTTACCTCAAGTTAACAATGAAGATTTACTAGCTTATTACGGAATAACTGATGGAATTCCACAATACTTAAGTTTTATCGATCAAACAAAATCCGTAGAAGAAAATATTCAAGAGATGTTTTTAAATCAAAATGCCCCGTTACAAAATGAGCCTAACGTTCTTCTACAGGAAGAATTGAGAAAGCCAGCCACTTATTTTTCTATTTTAAATGCCTTGGCACATGGTAAGAGTAAAAGTACACAGATTAGTCAAGCAATCGGTATGAGTAATGGTAGTAGTATAAGTGCTTATCTTAACAATTTAATTGATCTTGAAATTATTGAACGTAAGCAACCTATCTTTGAAAATAGCCCTAGAAAAGCTATTTATGCTTTTAAAGATAATATGTTTAAATTTTGGTTCAAGTTTATTGCTGAAGCTCAAGATCAAATTGCTCTTGAAAGAACCAAAGGAATTCTAATAGGTATTATGGATGAATTGCCTCGCTTCTTGGGTCCTGTGTTTGAGCAAGCTTCACGTGATTGGTTATGGCAGCAAGATGATCTGCTATTTTATCCTAAGAAAATTTCTAGTTGGTGGGGAAACAATCCAATTAAACATCGTCAAGAAGAAATTGATGTTGTAGCAAGCAATCACGATGACTCTGAGGCTATAATAGGTGAGTGTAAGTGGAGAAATGCAGACAAGTTAAATCATGAGATGATTGATACATTGATTACTAGAGCTGCATTACTTCCTAAGGTAAGAAAAACGTATTTGTACTTTTTCGTTAAGGAATCTACGGATAATTTTGAGAAGTATGCTAGAGAGCATAATGTTAGAGTTGTGAAATATGAGGAGTTTTTTAAATAG